A window of Planktothrix serta PCC 8927 genomic DNA:
AGTTACAGCCTGCGTCACAATAGAATTAAAGGTTGAGTTGAGTTTTTTTATTTATGCCGAAATGGAAATTAACCACCGAATTTACCTTTGATAGTGCCCATTATATTAAAGATTATGATGGGCCTTGTGGACGGATGCACGGTCATAGTTATCG
This region includes:
- a CDS encoding 6-pyruvoyl trahydropterin synthase family protein, giving the protein MPKWKLTTEFTFDSAHYIKDYDGPCGRMHGHSYR